A DNA window from Solanum lycopersicum chromosome 3, SLM_r2.1 contains the following coding sequences:
- the LOC138347404 gene encoding uncharacterized protein, which produces MDELIGNLITYELKKNQEKEIGGKRKERNLYLKATASSDDFEDESISLITTRFTRMLKRGQKFQKKTPQKSNENTKDQVCHKCGSPDHFINFCPLWALEQKKTNSEKGKDIKKDKFVPSNRRITTQEAEISMKRAFATMENSSDEESEVDEIENKSLLALDQENDYDYLALVAVETKEEKETWRSKEIMLALMDRSDSEEDKEEEEMNEKGYSSSHTR; this is translated from the coding sequence ATGGATGAGTTAATTGGTAATCTCATCACATATGAACTcaagaaaaaccaagaaaaggaaattggagGAAAGAGGAAGGAAAGGAATCTGTATCTAAAGGCAACTGCATCATCAGATGATTTTGAGGATGAAAGTATTTCCCTTATAACCACAAGGTTCACCAGAATGCTAAAAAGAGGAcagaaatttcaaaagaaaactccTCAAAAATCCAATGAAAACACTAAAGACCAGGTCTGTCATAAGTGTGGAAGTCCGGATCACTTCATCAATTTTTGTCCACTTTGGGCTTTAGAGCAGAAAAAGACAAACTCTGAGAAAGGAAAAGACATCAAGAAAGATAAGTTTGTTCCCTCAAACAGAAGAATAACAACTCAAGAGGCAGAGATCTCAATGAAAAGGGCCTTTGCAACAATGGAGAATTCATCTGATGAAGAATCTGAGGTTGATGAGATAGAAAACAAATCCCTTCTTGCACTAGATCAAGAAAATGATTATGACTATCTTGCTCTAGTAGCAGTGGAAACCAAGGAAGAAAAGGAAACCTGGAGATCAAAAGAAATCATGTTAGCACTCATGGATAGATCAGATTCTGAAgaagacaaagaagaagaagaaatgaatgaaaaaggTTATTCTTCATCACATACAAGATAA